In the genome of Stomoxys calcitrans chromosome 4, idStoCalc2.1, whole genome shotgun sequence, the window TATCGGGCTCTGTTACCATAAACTCGGGAGTCTGCACCAAAGGTGTTTGCTGTTGCAAAGCCGACGAACAATCGACTGGACCACATACGGTGGCATTCTGACACTTGTTAATACACTTTTTGTGGCAACACATAAAGCACTCACGACACTGCATGGCATCTTTGAGCCAAATTTTCTTGCCACAAAAATCACATTGGGTGGCTCGTTGAAAGTGTGTGCGTACAAAGTTATGCGCTCGAGGCTGTGAGGGTATCGTGTCGGTTGATTTGATGGAAATATTGTCCGAGTAACCGCTGTCGTCGGTTTTATCCACAGATGTTATTGATCTGGAAAGTGAAATGGTTTAACATTTAAgattaaaaataagaaaaattcacTTTCGTAATGGATTTTTGCGGGATCTATTTGGGGTTTCTAAACGTTAGCCTATTATCAATTTCTACGCTTTCTTATTTCTTATACTCACTTTGATTTTAGTTTCGCTTGATGTTTTGAGGGTGTTTCTGTCGCtgacaaatttggatttccatcCCATGTGAAAGCGAACAATATGTCTCCAAAGCATAGATTGGGATTAAATCCGGACTGAGCGGATAAATGATGATTTTTCCTAAAAAACAATTGAACATTAGTCAATAACGGCACCATAGCGGACAGTTTGTTCAACTTGAACTTACAAATCTTCCGGCATGGGAGGATTCAATTCGTACGCCTTAAAACTTTGACTTAAACTGGTCTCACAACATTCGGCCAGTATCTGATAAATTGGAATGTTGGTGAAGCCCAGCAGCTGATTCTCACCCAGGCTTTTGCCATAGACAGAgatgtttaaaaatttacaatGGGGATCCAATTTGAAATTACAAACATCTTCCATATGTATAAGATGCGATAGTTTGCAATCCACGGTGGAATGTTGATAGTAATGTTCGACATCGTTGACTCCCGATGCTGCTGAGTTGCTGGTGGTGGGTAACAAATTGGCCAACAGACTCTCGCAGTTTGTTCGTGAAGGAACTTTAGGTAGATTTAGCTGTTGCTTAGCCGCTAGTTTTGACAATTTCGCTTTGCCCTCATCGTCCTTTGAGGAACCATCTCCGTGATCCCGGCTAATGGTCTTCTTGAGAGCCTTTGCTATTAGCTTCGTCTTTTTGGGTGAATTTGTGGGAGTATTACTAAGGCTGGATTCGCTGCTTGTGCTCTTCTCCGCCACCGCCAAGGAACGTATGGGGTTCGGTGATGGTGCAACAGGCTCTGGTGTCTTTGCAACTGGTACTGTACTATAACCCGAACGAGCATCACCCAAATCCTCATAGATATCCAGATCCTCCAATATGGCATCATTGCGTATAATACCCGGTATGACGCGATCGATTCGTAAACAAAACACATTGGCCTGTAGACTTTTAATCACTTTGGCCACTTGCTGTATGGTGGAGACACGTTTTCCCTCTATGGCCAAAAGAATATCACCCACTTTCAAATTAGATTTGCAGGCAGGTGTATTCGGAAGCACCGCCTCGATTTCCACACAATCAGCAGCGGATTGTTTGAAGATAATGCCAATTTGCTGATTTTTAGCCTTATGAATTTCCACGTCTAATGAGACCTTCACATGCCGATCATCCTGTTGCCAAGCCTCGACAAAGGCCAACGAAGCCATCGTTATAGTGCAATAGATATCGGTCAGGTGTGTGGGGCACATGAGACGTGATATTTCGGAGACCTTAACTTCCAGTACCCCATTGGGTTGGATGTCGCCTTCGCCCACATCTTCTTCTGGTGTTTTGTGGAAGAATGGCTTGTAGCGAAGCTTATAATTGGGCAATGTATGCTTACGCCGTACAGCTTTACGTATTTGATTAGATATGAGACTGGTAATATTCGATTGCATCTGCCGTCCTTGGTAACGTGACTCTATGGCCAAATCCAATTCAGGATCGCCCAAAAAGCTTAGGGACCAATGGGTATAAGGGTTGCGTGTGAACTGTAAGCGGGCCAAACCAGAGAGTTGTTTAACTAGAAagggaaaaagaaagaaaagttGAGGTATAATGTTGATAaagttttttggaaatttattattttctttaataggACCGAAATTGGCAACAAAAACGCACTAAGTTCGGGCGGGACGAACTTTTGATATCCACCACCACGGGagactatttttttttgcaaatagagaaatgcatatctttaatttttttgctctTAATAAGTGAATTACGAAATATTATGATAACCGGTTAACCATAACACGTGATGTTACGGACATTTTGCACTTATCACCTTTtcaaggaaaaaatttcaattttctgaaaacccaaaattcaaatattaaacAATCGTGAGAAAAAAACGCATGGAGATTCATTATTCTTTTTGAATATTGCCCGAAATGTttcacaaaaatacaaaaaatacccACTTTGGGAAATGATAGTTTCCACATCGGCATTGTTAGTAAATTAGCTATGGATTGCTACAAATTTAGTAAATGGAATTTGAATTTGGCTTTGGAATTTGATAACTCGACGGGTTTAcccaatttttaaatgaaaaattgccTACTTTGAAGTACATATAACACTCGTTTAAgttaacataaaacaagtaacaagtaaaagcgtgctaagttcggctgagccgaatcttgggctcccaccaccatgtattctgctaaaaatgtacccttattaaatgatattgtatttgaaatattgtggtctcaagaagtcttatcggggtttcggtacttagggggcctatatcacaatagtgaccgattcggataaaacttggcactgatgttgtaagtcataagaaaagtttttgggccaaattttagccaaatcaggtgaaaattttggcttcttaaggctgcagaagtcaaatctgaggaTTTGACTTTATctgattattgaccgattcagatcatatttgaaatgcattttggaaatcataacgcaAGTCCgttttctaaattttagccaaatcggaggaaaattgcgacttctaagggctcaagaagtcaaatcatggGATCGGtactatatccgaatctgaaccgatatatattattcaagtctttgtttcaaatttcaggcaaatcgtatgaCAACtggggcttctaagggctcaagaattaaaattcagggattggtttatatgggggttttatctatttatagaagtcataactcaaggctttgttccaaatttcagcccaatcggatgaaaattgaggcttctaagagctcaacAATCAAAATCCGGGAAATGGTTtctatgggggcaatatcagattcgattcatacttgccatggatgttggaagtcataactaaagtctttgttccaaatcggagaaaaattaaggcttctaagggctcaagaattaaaatccggcgatcggtttatatgggggctatatctgcttatagaccgattgggaccatacttggcgtggatgttagaagtcataactcatgtttttgttccaaattttagccatatcagatgaaatgtgaggcttctaagggctcaagaagtcatatccgggtataggtttatatgggggctatatctgattataaacCAATTCGGTTCGTACGCAAGTCCGTTTTTCAAATCGGAGGcatattgaggcttctaagggctaaagaagtcaaatcgtgggatcggcttatatggggcaatatccaaatctgaaccgatatggcccatttgcaatttccaataaCCTCAATCAATTAGAAGTatcattgcaaaattttaagcggatagctttacgcgttcgaccgctttcgtgatttcgacatacggacatggctagatcggctcagaatgtcgagacgatccagagtatatatttactttatggattcgtagatcaatatttcgaagtgttgcaaacggaatgacaagattagtatgcccccatcctatgggtatacaaatatatataatgggttgcccaaaaagtaattggatttttcatatagtcggcgttgacaacttttttcaaccgcttgtgactctgtaattgcattctttcttctgtcagttatcaggtgttacttttagcttgctttagaaaaaaagtgtaaaaaagtatattttattaaatttcattctaagttttattaaaaatgcatttacattcttttaaaaaatccgcaattacttttgggcaacccaataatttagtAAGGATCAATCAgtgaaaattctttttttggtaaaaaaatgcaaaaaaaaaataaaaattttcacatgTTCTGCCTTCTAAACTGTACCTTTTAACtgaatgaaaatcgaacctcagatgccttcgtaaattgcaaaatacaaagctggtctcggtcaaaattgcaaaaaaatcaagtaaaagcgtgataaattcgggccgaatcttacataccctccaccatggatcacatttttcaagttctttgaatgaccttTTCACATAAATCTAtatgagctgtatcaagttcttgaacgatatggaccgtacttgtcacggcTGTTAgatgtcatagaaaaataccacctcaaaattttagacaaatcaagtaagaattgcgtcctctagaggctcaagaagtcaaatcgagggatcgatttatatggcgactgtatcaggttatgaactgaatttgaccatactgggcacagttgttgaaagtcataccaaaacgaaatattcaaaattttatatcatttaATCATATACCGAAAACCTATAATCATACATCAAAATGCCCCGGAAAAATGGGAAAATCGggatttatcctttgttttctaCTTACAACCTCCGATCCCTAGTAAACCTATCCCTAATATGAACACAGTAAAATGAACAAGACAATAACAATccatggaaaaataaaaaatcgaaGCATTTACAAGAgataaaataaatgaatgaacaAAACAAACTGTCCCAATCACAGGTCCAGCCCAAGATCATCATTTGCTGTGTGGGGTTGTACACCAAGTCGTAGTGGCCATATCTGCCATACATGCGGTGGTTAAAGAGTATCCTTCCATATTGGTCAAACAATAGACCCTTCTTATTCAAGCCCATTAGGGATATCGGTGTTAGTGGTAGTATCTAACTCTTCGTCGTTCAGTCTACATCTCCTAACCAAATGATGACCCAGCCCAGGGTCATCATTTGCTGTGTGGGGTTGTATACTAATTCGTAGTGGCCATATCTGCCATACGTGCGGTGGTTAAAGAGTATCCTTCCATATTGGTCAAACAATAGACCCTTCTTATTCAAGCCCATTAGGGATATCGGTGTTAGTGGTAGGATCTTACTTTTCATCCTTCAGTCTACATCTCCTAACCATGCCATTATCAAGGTCCTGGCACTTCGTCAAATGGCTTATCTTAGCCGTTGTCAGTACGGAGCATCCCCGCCTCTTGGTAAACCATGCTGCACGAAAGTTGCCTGCGAACACCTGAAGCGTCGAGACGTCCCCTCAACCCCAGGCAGTAGATCAGCGACTTCTTCGGACCCGAATCTTGAATCACTTGATGGGAGCTCACAGTGTACCACGTCGGAAAGCCATAGGCCATCGTGGGTCTTTTCATCTGCTTATATATACCACTTTTCACCTTGCTAGGCCCTTGTCTTCTAGACATTAGACCCTTAAAGTGGCCCGAGCCGACCAGCCCTTCTTAAGTACATGGTTAACATATTTTATGAAGACATGTCCCCCTGAAAGATGATTCCTAGATACCTAATGTGCTGACATTGGTAGAGATTGGTTTCTAccaggtaaatacccaataaataccattttttgggtatttatttgggtatttccaaacattttttgataatttcgtattccttgtatataaacctgaccttctgatctcataaaatcggattttagttttataaagccgctatatagacctatctccaagcttaaagtcttgaggcaataaattggtaatttttaatccgatttcgatgaaatttggaatattgaGTCTCAGCCTCCATTGTCCAAAGTACTCCTTCAGTCTCAGGTACTCCATAAGCACTCTCTCGGCCGTTCTGGCCCTTGCAATTGTCGCTGCCACAATGGTGTCGTCTGCATATATTCTCACAACCTCGTCGTATTCCGGTTGTTGTATATCTGTCAGTTAGAGATTGTACAATACGGGTCCCCTCACTGTGTTCTGTGGTAACCCCGCCATAACACGTCTCTGGGATGATCTACAATCTCTAAGTTAGTCGCGTGTCAGCCTGGTTATATAGGGAACAAATCCATGCAATCTCtacatattctccattatcccCTCCTGCCACACCGTGTCAAATGCTTTCTCAAAATCTAAGCTGACAGCAATGCTCGCCTTCTTCCCATGAAGTCCTGTAGATATCTTATCTGTTAGAGACATTAATGCCTGATTAGTGGACAATTCTCTCCAAAAGCCTAATTGCAAGGCGCCAGTAAATTTTTTCCTCAACATGGTCGTTTATCCTCTCTAGGATAAATATCTTGAAAAGTTTTACCAGGTTCGGTAAGGTCTATATCCTTGGGTGTGTGTCGGGCCTTTCCTGGCTTCAATATAGGTATAAGTCTCGAGGATTTCCATTTCTTCGGAAAATATCCCAAATTCATGCAATAATTCAAGAGATTGCAATCCTCTTGAATCATTCATGTCTCCAAGTACTTTCGTTAGATCTTCTTAACACGTAGCTAGGAATTTTATCATCGCGCAGACTCTTCTTGTTGTTAAGACCTCTCAACACCGCTCCAATCTCCCCCGCCTTAATAAGTCTCATCGCTAGAGGGGCAGCCCCTATTAGCATCTTGCCATTCGCAAGACATGACTTGCCAAATACCGTCATTGGACTGTATATATCCTCTCTAGGAATGCCTGAATCGTCCCCCAAACTAGAGGTACCTCGTATCTTGGAGAAAGCATCAGCTTATGCCTCGGAATTCCCATCATCCGCCATTATAACTTCCTCTCTTGGTCAtcaatttccaaatttcaatctCTTTTCTGATCCGTGCGCCTGTGAATGCCGTCTCCGGGTCTTTTTCTGAGAAATAAGGTACATTATGTCCCTAGGCAATTCACGCATTCGACCACTCCTTGGCCTAAATAGATTTTCTATTGTCGAGGTTTTTtgcttatgtgtatgtccatagtgacatggggcggattaataaccacaccctcttttcaacctaacctaaacagtTTAAGTGAGTCTCTTTAGAAAATAAACTGCCAATAAAATATATGTTAATCTAACAAGGCACAGTTGGAACAAATttagaccacatttggataaagctgccgtatagGCCAGCTTGTACTGTTCAATTGGATAAAATATTctcaaaaaatctaaaatttttcagaaaCGAATCCCTAAATCACAACATTTTCTCATAAGGTCCACCACAGAATACTTGAATTCCATTACTATTATGCGCTGTTATACTTGAGGATAGAACAAACATTATTTCCCGCTACAACGCTGTAAGTAAATAGCGTAACTGAAATGAATCTCTCTCTGTTGCTCTCTTCGTAATAAATTTAAGGCAAAGTCAATATTGTTTCACATTTCCGCATAATTAGTTTTTGGTTGCTTTTTTGAATGTATGCCTCTTTTAACTGCCTTCATAAaaatgacaaaacaaaacatatgtTTACTTTGATGTCTGTTCCAGTGGTAAAACCGCAAGGACCATTGACGTGAAAAGAGCAAAACATTTCTGCGCTAACCGCCCATTGGTGACACACTGGCACCAGCCTTCAAACTTTGTGCAAAAAAGAATATCATCACATGGAACTATAGTGGCTTTTCCAGCAAAGGTCATGTATGTATGCCcctccccccccaaaaaaaaggaaaacagagAAAACATAACACAGATTTGCACAAGGGACTTGTTTAGTAGTGTGTGTTAAACTGGATAATATATTCTCCTCACAAGTCATCAATCATTATA includes:
- the LOC106095972 gene encoding PDZ domain-containing protein 8; amino-acid sequence: MDINLSMLILLSFTFFIIGAVFMLLFQYYVYLKFSLLPEETAEQKDINAKYTLPKALHQTARSINQSPTGGLSQAAATLNAATSGSASGSSAKDADASSLMSLNFVMQFLFHELKNSNRVRKWFYRKLSLELDELIAKTTTGKLFDKLTIKQLELGDQFPEIKTLRVHNIELDESGERIENLDLLMEIHYMGNFRTSIDADMVLGKKGSLTLKVKQLSGLARLQFTRNPYTHWSLSFLGDPELDLAIESRYQGRQMQSNITSLISNQIRKAVRRKHTLPNYKLRYKPFFHKTPEEDVGEGDIQPNGVLEVKVSEISRLMCPTHLTDIYCTITMASLAFVEAWQQDDRHVKVSLDVEIHKAKNQQIGIIFKQSAADCVEIEAVLPNTPACKSNLKVGDILLAIEGKRVSTIQQVAKVIKSLQANVFCLRIDRVIPGIIRNDAILEDLDIYEDLGDARSGYSTVPVAKTPEPVAPSPNPIRSLAVAEKSTSSESSLSNTPTNSPKKTKLIAKALKKTISRDHGDGSSKDDEGKAKLSKLAAKQQLNLPKVPSRTNCESLLANLLPTTSNSAASGVNDVEHYYQHSTVDCKLSHLIHMEDVCNFKLDPHCKFLNISVYGKSLGENQLLGFTNIPIYQILAECCETSLSQSFKAYELNPPMPEDLKNHHLSAQSGFNPNLCFGDILFAFTWDGNPNLSATETPSKHQAKLKSKSITSVDKTDDSGYSDNISIKSTDTIPSQPRAHNFVRTHFQRATQCDFCGKKIWLKDAMQCRECFMCCHKKCINKCQNATVCGPVDCSSALQQQTPLVQTPEFMVTEPDIDVAVEPECDGSPNAADGCGAVGISKANAANNNGTTAATTPGNLEVHRSSLTGLLAQGIKRVNSANNLAIPGIVSTIAGVTTSNTVATGGGGMVTPSAIAKSLPPSPQHTPSRKSSLVPSAPNTFDLVTHRLESLPVDVPSFTPEQVVFITEHIIQLSRDEDVMSLAKNASRQLYSNVSGSERVEKINLLLTKLRLALDSETAIHSNLAASIKNGNNENINTTTTPSGDGINTQHQHNNKSNILGKSEERIQALSVIMLYLCTGLQHAQGVAMQ